The DNA window AATGGTCCAATTAAAGCTTCTTATCATGTGGCAAGAAAGATGACCAGGCTCCATTTCAATTCCTCAATGGTCCAATTAAAGCTTTGCCGAGTGTAAAATGGATGCAGGGAAAGACGAATTTCAATTCCTCAATGGTCCAATTAAAGCTTAAGGATGGGGCAGTCAACAATGCTGCTATTCCCAAATTTCAATTCCTCAATGGTCCAATTAAAGCCCTCCAATTACCAGCTGCAATATAGCCTTATAATCAATGCCTTATCATTATTTAGCTTTATGCTTTTAAGTAATAAAAGTCGTCGATGTGTAATGATACGATTTCCCCGGGGGATCGATGACTAATCTTTGTGCCTGAAAATCAATCAATTATTCTTTCTAACAAAGATTAGACAGTGTATTAGTGATATTTTAAAGCATCATGGACGACTTAGAGCCTGGCTAAGATAACGTTTATTTGATATCGATCCGGAGTGAGGGTGCTTTATAGAGTTTGTCTTCGGTGTATTTGATGATGATTTCGTCGAAGTAGAGCACATCGCCTTGTTGCAGGCTTTCTTTGAGGCGGTTGCTCCAGAGTTTAGGGAGGTGGGAGGTTTTGAAGTTATCACCGGTATAGTCTTTATAGATGGCGGGTAGACCGGTGGTATCGTTGAGGTAGGGTTGATGTTGTTCGTAGGTGAAGGCGAATGAAATCACCGGGTACAGGTTATTTTTTTCATCGCGTACCAAAAGGGCGGAGTCCAGCAGTTTTACGACCTGGCTTTTGGGCAGGGTATCGCTGAGGAAAAGGCCCCAGCTACTGCGTAGTTTCATCGGACGTTTGGCAGTAGTGGTCGATTTGGCAGGAGCAGGCTTTTTGCCGGATTGTGCAAAAGTGCCCATGTTGATTATCAACAGGAAAAAAACAAATGCGGACAGGTGTTTCAGCATGATAGTGAAGGGATAAAAAATCGCCCGGTATACTAACGACCGGGCGATGCAAAAATTATAGTGATTTCAAACTTTCCGTTATTACCTGGATTTTAGCTTCAGCGTCAGCTTTTTTGCGCCGTTCCGCTTCCACTACTTCCGGTTTGGCGTTCTGAACAAAGCGTTCGTTGGCCAGTTTGTTTTCCACTGATTTCAGGAAGCCTTCCTGGTAGGCAAGGTCTTTAAGCAGACTTTCTTTCTGTGCAGTAGTGTCCAGTACTGTTTCTGTACCCAGGTAGAATTTATCTTTCTGAACTACCAGGGTGATACAGCCGGCAACTGGCTCCTGTACGTAGTGTACTTCTTTGGCATTTACCTGTTTGGCGATGGTGTCTTCAATCTGTTTGAAGGCATTCTCGTGTTTGGTTTCTATATGCAGTACGATCGGATCTTTTGGTTTGATCTGGTTTTTAACACGGGCATCGCGGATGCTGGTGATCACTTCCTGTGTCAGTACGCCCTCTAACAGGGTGGCTTGTACTGGTGCGGCAGGGGTAGTGAACTGTTTCATCATCAGCACATCGGATTCATCGCGTGTTTTCAGCAATTGGTATATCTCTTCGGTGATGAACGGCATGTATGGGTGAAGCAGTTGCATCAGTTGTTCGAAGAAGGATACCGTTTGTGCGTATACCGCAGAGGAGATCGGTTGTTCGAAACCGGGTTTTATCCATTCAAGGTACCAGCCGCAGAAATCATCCCAGATAAGGCTGTAGATGGCTTTCAGACCTTCGCTCAGGCGGAAGTCTTTGTGCAGGGTGGCTACTTCAGCCTGTACTTCGTTCAGGCGGCTCTGGAACCATCTGATGGGGAAGAGGCTGGAGGCATCCTCGTTATCGGTAGCCTGACGGGCCTCCCACATTTTCACCAGCTTCAGGGCGTTCCAGATTTTATTGTTGAAGTTACGACCCTGGTCACAGCTGGAAGTATCGAACAGCAGGTCGTTACCAGCCGGAGAACTGATCATTACACCAAAGCGTACAGCGTCAGCGCCATAACTGTGGATGAGTTCCAGCAGGTCAGGAGAGTTACCCAGCTGCTTACTCATCTTACGACCTTCCTTGTCTCTTACCATACCGGTAAAGTACACGTCACTGAAAGGTTTCACGCCCTTGAATTCCATACCGGCCATGATCATACGGGCTACCCAGAAGAAGATGATATCCTGACCAGTTACCAGTACAGAAGTAGGGTAGTAGTAGTTCACATCGGCATTGTTGGGAGAAGAGACACCGTTGAACACTTCCATAGGCCACAGCCAGGAAGAGAACCAGGTATCCAGACAGTCTTCATCCTGTTTCAGGTCGGCAGCAGCGATGGTAACGCCTTTCTGCGCAAACTGTGCTACCGCTTCTGCTGCAGTGGAAGCTACTTCGAAAGTGCCATCCGGTGCATACCAGGCAGGAATCTGCTGGCCCCACCAGAGCTGGCGGGAGATACACCAGTCTTTTACGTTCTCCATCCAGTATTTATAGGTGGCCAGGAAGCGGTCGCCGGGATGTATTTTTACATCACCACTAACTACCGCGTCCAGTGCGGGTTTGGCCAGGTCGGCCATTTTCACGAACCACTGGGTGGAGATACGGGGTTCTACTACCGTGGTAGGGTTACGTTGACTGTATCCCAGGCGGGTAGTGTATTCCTCTTCTTTTATCAGCAGGGCGGCTTCTGCAAGCGCGGCTACTACTTTCTTACGGGCAACGAAACGGTCTTCGCCAACAAATACAACAGCGGCAGCACTCAGTGTACCATCGTCGTTGAGGGTGTCGATGATTTCCAGGTTATGTTTCAGACCCAGGTTATAGTCGTTGATATCGTGTGCTGGCGTAACTTTCAGAGCGCCGGTACCAAATGCCTTGTCTACATAAGTGTCAAAGATAATGGGCACGCGACGGTTTACCAGCGGAACGGTGGCGAAATGTCCTTTCAGGTGGGCATATCTTTCATCTTCCGGGTTCACGCAGATGGCAGTATCGCCCATGATGGTTTCAGGGCGCTGGGTAGCGATGGTGATAAATTCACCGGTAGCATTGCCGGCTGCATCGGTGATAGCGTATTTCACGTGATAC is part of the Chitinophaga flava genome and encodes:
- a CDS encoding valine--tRNA ligase, translating into MELSKNYLPATVEEKWYQHWMDKGYFRSTPDSRQPFTVVIPPPNVTGVLHLGHTLNETVQDILVRRARMSGFNACWVPGSDHASIATEAKVVDMLKREKGIEKSQLTREEFLKHAFEWKDKYGGIIYHQIKKLGCSCDWDRVTFTMDDHYYKAVISVFVELYNKGLIYRGARMINWDPKAKTALSDEEVEYKDIQGHLYHVKYAITDAAGNATGEFITIATQRPETIMGDTAICVNPEDERYAHLKGHFATVPLVNRRVPIIFDTYVDKAFGTGALKVTPAHDINDYNLGLKHNLEIIDTLNDDGTLSAAAVVFVGEDRFVARKKVVAALAEAALLIKEEEYTTRLGYSQRNPTTVVEPRISTQWFVKMADLAKPALDAVVSGDVKIHPGDRFLATYKYWMENVKDWCISRQLWWGQQIPAWYAPDGTFEVASTAAEAVAQFAQKGVTIAAADLKQDEDCLDTWFSSWLWPMEVFNGVSSPNNADVNYYYPTSVLVTGQDIIFFWVARMIMAGMEFKGVKPFSDVYFTGMVRDKEGRKMSKQLGNSPDLLELIHSYGADAVRFGVMISSPAGNDLLFDTSSCDQGRNFNNKIWNALKLVKMWEARQATDNEDASSLFPIRWFQSRLNEVQAEVATLHKDFRLSEGLKAIYSLIWDDFCGWYLEWIKPGFEQPISSAVYAQTVSFFEQLMQLLHPYMPFITEEIYQLLKTRDESDVLMMKQFTTPAAPVQATLLEGVLTQEVITSIRDARVKNQIKPKDPIVLHIETKHENAFKQIEDTIAKQVNAKEVHYVQEPVAGCITLVVQKDKFYLGTETVLDTTAQKESLLKDLAYQEGFLKSVENKLANERFVQNAKPEVVEAERRKKADAEAKIQVITESLKSL